The Saccharopolyspora gloriosae genome window below encodes:
- a CDS encoding amidohydrolase family protein, with product MTVDAHHHLWDIDVRDQPWITGPEREALHRDFRPSDLADAIRGTSVDTTVLVQTVADPDETPEMLVLADSVQCIGAVVGWVDLTARGVRERLGALLSHPAGRWLKGIRHPVEFEADPDWLIRPDVLRGLAAVEDAGLVFELLVRPHQLPAAIKAVGEFPQLTFVLDHCGKPPVDGDARRWESLVRRLAEHPNVLCKLSGLVTESGQRPPDVEVLRPCVEVVLDAFGPGRLMFGSDWPVCTSAASYREVLRLAAQLVGGLSQRERTAIFDGTARQVYEL from the coding sequence ATGACCGTCGACGCGCACCACCACCTGTGGGACATCGACGTCCGGGACCAGCCGTGGATCACCGGGCCCGAGCGGGAGGCGTTGCACCGCGATTTCCGGCCTTCCGACCTGGCCGACGCGATCCGCGGCACCTCGGTGGACACGACGGTGCTGGTGCAGACCGTCGCCGACCCGGACGAGACGCCGGAGATGCTGGTGCTGGCCGATTCGGTGCAGTGCATCGGCGCGGTCGTCGGCTGGGTGGACCTCACCGCGCGCGGCGTGCGGGAACGGCTCGGCGCGCTGCTGTCGCACCCGGCGGGCCGCTGGTTGAAGGGCATCCGGCACCCGGTCGAGTTCGAAGCGGACCCGGACTGGCTGATCAGGCCGGACGTGCTGCGCGGGCTCGCGGCGGTGGAGGACGCCGGGCTGGTGTTCGAGCTGCTGGTGCGCCCGCACCAGCTCCCCGCGGCGATCAAGGCGGTGGGCGAGTTCCCGCAGCTGACCTTCGTGCTGGACCACTGCGGCAAGCCGCCCGTCGACGGCGATGCGCGGCGGTGGGAGTCGCTGGTGCGGCGGCTGGCGGAACATCCGAACGTGCTGTGCAAGCTCTCCGGCCTGGTCACCGAGTCCGGGCAGCGACCGCCGGACGTGGAGGTGCTGCGGCCGTGCGTCGAGGTGGTGCTGGACGCGTTCGGGCCGGGCCGGTTGATGTTCGGCTCGGACTGGCCGGTGTGCACGTCGGCGGCTTCCTACCGGGAGGTCCTGCGGCTGGCCGCGCAGCTGGTGGGCGGGCTCTCGCAGCGGGAGCGGACGGCGATCTTCGACGGCACCGCGCGCCAGGTCTACGAGCTCTGA
- a CDS encoding N-acetylglucosamine kinase, whose amino-acid sequence MRDLVLGLDIGGTSSRAQVGDLSGRLVGSGDAGGGNPNSHPPEDAVAQVTAAARAALGDLDGSAVGSAVLGMAGVSAMTDPRVAGLFEQGWNSLGLHCPVRIVSDCEVAFAAGTAAGAGTVLIAGTGAIAARIEGHREVASAGGHGWLLGDEGSAFWLGREAVRHALRTLDTGTAPEGLARAVLVTALDGEPGDEPVRVRKQLITAVNGAPPIRLAELAPLVTAACADGNPAGADIVGRAAVELAGTAVRAGGSGPVVLAGGLTAEGNPVGTALRAELGARLPGTPLHLAGPGAAGAAWLAALDLTPDAPRYPGI is encoded by the coding sequence ATGCGGGACCTAGTGCTCGGCCTCGACATCGGCGGTACCTCCAGCCGCGCCCAGGTCGGCGACCTGAGCGGCCGGCTCGTGGGCAGCGGCGACGCGGGCGGCGGCAACCCGAACTCGCACCCCCCGGAGGACGCCGTCGCGCAGGTCACCGCCGCGGCCCGCGCCGCGCTCGGCGACCTCGACGGGAGCGCCGTGGGTTCCGCGGTCCTCGGCATGGCCGGGGTGAGCGCCATGACGGATCCGCGGGTGGCGGGACTGTTCGAGCAGGGCTGGAACTCGCTCGGCCTGCACTGCCCGGTGCGGATCGTCAGCGACTGCGAGGTGGCGTTCGCCGCGGGCACCGCCGCCGGTGCCGGGACCGTCCTCATCGCCGGGACCGGCGCCATCGCCGCCCGCATCGAGGGCCACCGGGAGGTGGCCTCCGCGGGCGGGCACGGCTGGCTGCTCGGCGACGAGGGGTCCGCGTTCTGGCTCGGCAGGGAAGCCGTCCGGCACGCGCTGCGCACCCTGGACACGGGAACCGCGCCGGAAGGGCTCGCCCGCGCCGTGCTGGTGACCGCGCTCGACGGCGAACCGGGCGACGAGCCGGTCCGGGTCCGCAAGCAGCTGATCACCGCGGTGAACGGGGCGCCGCCGATCCGGCTCGCCGAGCTCGCGCCGCTGGTCACCGCTGCCTGCGCGGACGGCAACCCGGCAGGCGCGGACATCGTGGGGCGCGCTGCCGTCGAACTCGCCGGCACGGCCGTGCGGGCCGGGGGCTCCGGGCCGGTCGTGCTGGCCGGTGGGCTCACCGCCGAGGGCAACCCGGTCGGCACCGCCCTGCGCGCGGAGCTCGGCGCCCGGCTGCCCGGCACGCCGCTGCACCTGGCCGGGCCGGGCGCCGCCGGTGCGGCCTGGCTCGCCGCCCTCGACCTCACCCCGGACGCCCCCCGCTACCCGGGCATCTGA